A window of Cryptomeria japonica chromosome 3, Sugi_1.0, whole genome shotgun sequence contains these coding sequences:
- the LOC131032464 gene encoding polygalacturonase At1g48100-like: protein MSSSRIIYVMFVVILVFGLRNKCLGARDFKIRSLVALSSPNSTYHYDVDSNVVDVTTLGAKGDGETDDTKAFLAVWQAACEKDSATLLIPSDYQFLVGPLTFLGPCKSNILFKVDGDVIAPVNPKAWASKPLNWMNFSKLNGITIVGDGTFDGQGAAWWKNSEQEDTVNAKVEANYQSLRPTAIRFYGSYDVTVQDITIRNTPQFHLKFDSCTSLYVFNFTTSSPANSPNTDGIHLQNSEDVEIHHSTLACGDDCVSIQTGCSGIRVHNINCGPGHGISIGSLGKDRTKACVSNVSVYDSDIHDASNGVRIKTWQGGIGQVKSVSFSNIEVSNVKVPINVDQFYCDKKVCSNQTSGVFISDVTYEKITGTYSQTPVYLACSDEMPCTDLKLINIELEPVGANENDPFCWNSYGDQENGVECLQPGRPPNDPSHTQSPDEKC, encoded by the exons ATGTCTTCAAGTAGAATAATATATGTTATGTTTGTTGTTATACTTGTCTTCGGCTTGAGAAATAAGTGCTTAGGTGCAAGGGATTTCAAGATCAGATCACTTGTTGCCTTATCATCACCTAATTCTACTTATCATTATGATGTCGATTCGAACGTGGTGGACGTTACAACATTGGGTGCCAAGGGTGATGGAGAGACAGATGACACCAAG GCATTTCTGGCGGTATGGCAAGCAGCATGTGAGAAGGACTCAGCTACACTCCTTATTCCATCTGATTACCAGTTTCTAGTTGGTCCTCTTACCTTCTTGGGACCCTGCAAATCAAATATCCTCTTTAAG GTGGATGGAGATGTTATCGCTCCGGTTAATCCAAAGGCATGGGCATCTAAACCATTGAACTGGATGAATTTTTCAAAACTCAATGGCATTACTATTGTTGGAGACGGAACTTTTGACGGACAAGGAGCAGCTTGGTGGAAGAATTCCGAACAAGAAGACACGGTAAAT GCAAAGGTGGAAGCAAATTACCAAAGCCTAAGGCCCACG GCAATAAGATTCTACGGAAGCTATGACGTAACTGTACAGGACATAACAATAAGAAACACTCCACAATTTCACCTCAAGTTTGACAGTTGCACTTCT CTATATGTTT TTAATTTCACAACTTCCTCTCCCGCGAACAGCCCAAACACAGACGGAATTCATCTCCAGAATTCTGAAGATGTTGAAATACACCACTCCACTCTGGCATGCG GAGATGACTGCGTGTCAATACAAACAGGCTGCTCAGGCATTCGCGTGCACAATATCAACTGCGGCCCTGGTCACGGTATCAG TATTGGAAGTCTTGGAAAAGATAGAACGAAGGCCTGCGTTTCCAACGTGAGTGTCTATGACAGCGACATCCATGATGCTTCCAACGGAGTCCGGATAAAAACATGGCAG GGAGGAATTGGACAGGTGAAGAGCGTGTCATTCTCGAACATAGAGGTTTCCAACGTAAAAGTGCCCATTAATGTTGATCAATTTTACTGTGACAAAAAGGTCTGCAGCAACCAAACGTCGGGAGTATTTATATCAGACGTCACTTATGAAAAAATCACAGGCACTTACTCTCAAACTCCAGTTTATTTGGCTTGCAGCGACGAGATGCCATGCACCGATTTAAAGTTAATAAACATTGAACTTGAGCCAGTTGGTGCAAACGAAAATGATCCCTTCTGCTGGAATAGCTATGGAGACCAGGAGAACGGTGTAGAGTGCCTGCAACCTGGAAGACCCCCAAACGACCCTTCCCATACTCAATCACCAGACGAGAAGTGTTAA